A DNA window from Candidatus Methanoperedens sp. contains the following coding sequences:
- a CDS encoding nucleotide sugar dehydrogenase, giving the protein MSKLEKILREKGPIRKVGVIGMGYVGIPSAVLFAEKFDFVWGFQRASRSSGYKIEMLNNGISPLKGEEPGLEDLIKKVRTQGKFESTSDFSKIKDVDAVTLAIQTPFKDKGELEPDFGALEEGIRQIGKYLNEGILVVLESTITPGTTKNFAADILKEESGLMPGEDFALAHAPERVMVGRLIRNIQEHDRIVGGINKESTQRAVELYTPVLTTGKIIPMDSTAAEVTKTAENTFRDLQIAAINELALYCEAMRINVYDVRTGIDSLKGEGITRAILYPGAGVGGHCLTKDTYHLERGVKISGSKPDYPADSESLYVLARKINDFMPQHMYNLTNEGLKGTGKKFKGSKIALLGWAFINNSDDTRNTPSEPYLEMVEKAGARVAIHDPYVFQDGSHKILQDLNECIKGADAIVIFAGHKQYLNINASATRKLSGHKHPVIIDGRNVIDPDAFIKEGFVYKGIGRGDKNYHEISNK; this is encoded by the coding sequence ATGAGTAAACTTGAAAAAATATTAAGAGAAAAAGGCCCGATACGCAAAGTTGGCGTGATCGGAATGGGCTATGTGGGGATCCCATCAGCTGTTTTATTTGCAGAAAAGTTTGATTTTGTATGGGGTTTCCAGAGAGCATCCCGAAGTTCAGGTTATAAAATCGAAATGCTGAACAATGGGATAAGCCCGCTTAAAGGAGAAGAACCAGGACTTGAAGACCTGATCAAAAAAGTCCGTACACAGGGTAAATTCGAAAGCACATCTGATTTTTCAAAAATTAAAGACGTGGATGCAGTCACTCTTGCCATCCAGACACCATTTAAGGATAAGGGGGAACTTGAGCCTGATTTTGGCGCGCTGGAGGAAGGAATACGCCAGATCGGAAAGTACCTCAACGAGGGAATTCTTGTAGTACTTGAGTCAACGATAACACCCGGAACTACAAAAAATTTTGCAGCAGATATCCTGAAGGAAGAATCCGGCCTTATGCCGGGTGAAGATTTTGCGCTGGCCCATGCTCCAGAAAGAGTAATGGTTGGAAGACTTATACGCAATATCCAGGAACACGACAGGATAGTTGGCGGGATAAATAAGGAAAGTACACAGCGTGCAGTGGAACTCTATACCCCTGTCCTGACCACAGGCAAAATAATACCCATGGATTCAACAGCAGCCGAGGTTACAAAGACTGCTGAAAATACATTCAGGGATTTACAAATTGCTGCTATCAATGAATTAGCTCTTTATTGCGAAGCTATGAGAATAAATGTATATGATGTAAGGACAGGCATTGACAGCTTGAAAGGAGAAGGAATAACAAGAGCCATCCTTTACCCCGGAGCAGGTGTTGGGGGGCATTGTTTAACAAAAGATACTTATCATCTTGAAAGGGGAGTCAAAATTTCCGGTTCAAAACCGGATTATCCTGCGGATTCCGAATCCCTCTATGTCCTTGCCCGGAAAATAAATGATTTTATGCCCCAGCATATGTATAATCTTACAAATGAGGGATTAAAAGGTACAGGGAAAAAATTCAAAGGTTCAAAAATAGCATTACTTGGCTGGGCTTTTATTAATAACTCCGATGATACGAGAAATACGCCTTCTGAACCTTATCTGGAGATGGTGGAAAAAGCTGGCGCCAGAGTTGCGATACATGATCCGTATGTCTTCCAGGATGGCAGCCATAAAATATTACAGGATCTTAATGAATGCATTAAAGGAGCAGATGCGATAGTTATTTTTGCAGGACATAAACAATATTTGAATATTAATGCAAGTGCCACCAGGAAATTATCAGGGCATAAGCATCCCGTCATAATCGATGGAAGGAATGTGATTGATCCGGATGCTTTCATCAAGGAAGGATTCGTGTATAAAGGGATTGGCAGGGGAGATAAGAACTACCACGAAATCTCCAATAAATAA
- a CDS encoding Gfo/Idh/MocA family oxidoreductase, with protein MGVIQKMKVAVIGGGAMGQHHIRIYKEMKDVELVGICDTDRNRAVSLAKANNTTPYFDHNELLKQDLDAVSVVVPTTFHSRVALDVIDSGTHLLVEKPIADTLKNADTMIHAAHDAKVKLMVGHIERFNPAVSKLKDIVDSGMLGKIVSISSRRVGPFNPRIRDVGIIMDLGVHDIDVISYLYGRKINEVYTIAGKDIHSFEDHASILLRCDTNLSGMVETNWLTPHKIRNLTAIGLKGVAYLDYIKQTVELHDEAWVRTAKVEPKEPLKNELEHFIKSVRDNTAVISNGETSRHALEVAMAAIESYEQKKAIGIAEK; from the coding sequence ATCGGGGTGATTCAAAAAATGAAAGTTGCTGTAATAGGTGGTGGCGCCATGGGGCAGCACCATATAAGAATATATAAAGAAATGAAAGACGTAGAACTTGTGGGGATATGTGATACGGACAGGAACAGGGCTGTTTCACTGGCTAAGGCAAATAATACCACACCATATTTTGACCACAATGAGTTGCTAAAACAGGACCTTGATGCAGTAAGCGTGGTAGTGCCAACGACTTTTCATTCAAGAGTTGCCCTTGATGTTATTGATTCGGGAACTCATTTGCTTGTCGAAAAACCTATCGCTGATACCCTCAAGAACGCCGATACAATGATACATGCGGCACATGATGCAAAGGTAAAGCTGATGGTAGGACATATTGAAAGATTTAATCCTGCGGTCTCAAAATTAAAAGATATTGTAGATTCTGGCATGCTCGGTAAGATAGTGTCCATTTCTTCAAGACGTGTCGGGCCATTCAATCCCCGGATACGTGATGTCGGGATAATAATGGATCTTGGCGTACACGATATCGATGTTATTTCATATCTTTACGGCCGCAAGATCAATGAAGTTTATACGATAGCCGGCAAAGATATCCATTCATTCGAAGATCATGCATCGATCCTTTTAAGATGCGATACAAATCTTTCAGGAATGGTCGAAACAAACTGGTTAACGCCGCATAAAATACGGAATCTTACTGCTATAGGATTAAAGGGTGTTGCATATCTCGATTATATTAAACAGACAGTGGAATTGCATGATGAGGCCTGGGTGCGCACAGCCAAGGTTGAACCAAAAGAGCCTTTAAAGAATGAACTGGAGCATTTCATTAAATCCGTGAGGGATAACACGGCTGTAATCTCCAATGGGGAAACAAGCAGGCATGCACTTGAAGTAGCAATGGCTGCAATTGAATCATATGAACAAAAGAAAGCAATAGGAATTGCTGAAAAATGA
- the rimI gene encoding ribosomal-protein-alanine N-acetyltransferase, giving the protein MIGEKLIIIRKFQPSDFQWVIDIERKVFNEHDPYLYMQFYETYPDTFIVADINGFVIGYVAGFLAQPELGRIFSLAVDPKYQNRSVGSNLLKEIINIFRKKGVSEIILEVRMDNIKATRFYERLGFFQFGIAEKYYNDGQNARLMKLTL; this is encoded by the coding sequence ATTATTGGAGAAAAATTGATAATTATACGAAAATTCCAGCCCTCTGATTTCCAGTGGGTCATCGACATCGAAAGGAAGGTTTTCAATGAACATGATCCTTATCTTTACATGCAGTTCTATGAGACATATCCCGATACTTTTATTGTGGCTGATATTAACGGTTTTGTTATAGGCTATGTGGCAGGATTTCTGGCGCAGCCTGAATTAGGGCGTATCTTTTCACTTGCGGTAGACCCTAAATATCAAAACAGGAGTGTTGGTAGCAACCTGTTAAAAGAAATAATTAACATTTTCCGAAAGAAGGGGGTCAGTGAAATAATCCTTGAGGTCAGGATGGATAATATCAAAGCGACAAGGTTCTATGAGAGACTTGGATTTTTCCAGTTCGGGATAGCTGAAAAATACTATAATGACGGCCAGAACGCCCGTTTAATGAAACTGACGTTATAG
- a CDS encoding methyl-accepting chemotaxis protein: protein MNEKELNLDDYISLEEREHLLNGLHRYLIWVGEKVPDEVQVNGENIKLHEIIWRCIHNKELSEQEKDRLLELVTLLETKAKHDEEILLRENITKEEAKKLYNEIASLIRAIMDLKECEAGKVRLKEPRDDIKRKVDDARRWIGFLKNVGKKSPL, encoded by the coding sequence TTGAACGAGAAAGAATTAAATCTGGATGATTACATATCCCTTGAAGAAAGGGAGCATTTACTTAATGGGTTACACAGATATCTTATATGGGTGGGAGAAAAAGTACCCGATGAAGTTCAGGTGAATGGGGAAAACATCAAACTCCACGAGATAATATGGCGTTGCATACATAATAAGGAGCTTTCGGAACAGGAAAAAGATCGTTTACTGGAACTTGTGACTCTTCTTGAAACTAAAGCGAAACATGATGAAGAGATCCTTCTAAGAGAGAATATCACAAAAGAAGAGGCAAAAAAATTATACAATGAGATCGCAAGTCTCATACGCGCAATTATGGATCTAAAGGAATGTGAAGCAGGTAAGGTCAGGTTAAAAGAGCCTCGTGATGACATAAAACGAAAAGTTGATGATGCACGGCGATGGATAGGGTTTTTGAAAAATGTGGGTAAAAAAAGCCCCCTGTGA
- the trxB gene encoding thioredoxin-disulfide reductase has translation MIMIYDVVIIGGGPAGLTAGIYVKRAMLNAVLLEKMGIGGQIIVTDKVENFPGFLEVSGADLAAKFEEQALKFGLEMKSMAEVDSIEDKGNIKIIKTTEGDIEAKSVIIASGTTPKRLGAKGEIELTGRGVSYCATCDGFFFKEKEVVVIGGGDSAITEAIYLTKLAKKVTVVHRRNELRAEKINQEHAFSNPKISFIWDSVLEEIVGKNVVEKVILKNLKTNVTSEVKTDGVFIYVGLIPNTKFTDVKKDEWGFIIANAKMETSVKGIFAAGDCRVTPLRQITTAVGDGAIAAVSAERYLEEL, from the coding sequence ATAATTATGATTTATGATGTAGTCATTATCGGCGGCGGGCCTGCGGGTCTCACTGCGGGAATTTATGTAAAGCGCGCTATGCTGAATGCTGTCCTTCTTGAAAAAATGGGTATCGGAGGACAGATAATTGTCACTGACAAAGTCGAGAACTTCCCGGGCTTCCTTGAGGTATCGGGCGCTGACCTTGCAGCGAAATTCGAAGAACAGGCACTCAAATTCGGGCTTGAAATGAAAAGTATGGCAGAAGTTGATTCAATTGAGGATAAAGGAAATATAAAGATCATTAAAACAACAGAAGGCGACATAGAAGCTAAATCGGTCATAATAGCGTCCGGCACAACGCCAAAAAGGCTGGGGGCAAAAGGGGAGATCGAATTAACAGGCAGGGGTGTTTCATATTGCGCCACATGTGACGGTTTTTTCTTCAAAGAAAAAGAGGTTGTAGTAATAGGCGGAGGAGATTCCGCGATTACTGAAGCTATTTACCTGACAAAGCTTGCAAAAAAAGTAACTGTGGTCCACAGGCGCAATGAGCTGCGTGCTGAAAAGATTAACCAGGAGCATGCTTTTTCAAATCCGAAAATAAGTTTTATCTGGGATTCGGTACTTGAAGAAATTGTGGGGAAAAACGTCGTTGAGAAGGTCATTTTGAAGAACCTGAAGACGAATGTGACCTCTGAGGTAAAAACAGACGGGGTCTTCATATATGTGGGTCTGATCCCCAATACAAAATTTACAGATGTAAAAAAGGATGAATGGGGATTTATAATTGCAAACGCTAAAATGGAAACTTCAGTCAAAGGTATATTTGCTGCAGGAGATTGCAGGGTCACACCACTTCGCCAGATAACAACAGCAGTCGGCGACGGGGCGATCGCTGCGGTATCTGCAGAAAGGTATCTTGAAGAATTATGA
- the cas6 gene encoding CRISPR-associated endoribonuclease Cas6, with protein sequence MRSKITIRNISKRPVNFDYQYGLASMLYFKLAQADIRLANETHAHQGFKFYTFSNLVFINRSFCKSGLLFENAYFILSSPDDRFIKSFAEGLLIAPGFYLDGPAGKVDLVIERIEILEEISFGDECRFRAISPVYVKTIRKENEDLREVDLYPKDPKFYENLHKNLVQRFNEFYGEAPLDHFDIIEINDMKPKRIRISEGYRRCSLFRMRLQASPELLKFAFDAGLGEKNAMGFGCVDVVRQPT encoded by the coding sequence TTGAGGAGCAAAATAACAATCAGGAATATTTCAAAACGTCCGGTAAATTTCGATTATCAATATGGTCTTGCATCGATGTTATACTTTAAACTTGCACAAGCCGATATCAGGTTAGCTAATGAGACACATGCTCACCAGGGATTTAAATTCTATACTTTTTCCAATCTTGTTTTTATAAATAGGAGTTTTTGCAAATCAGGTCTTCTTTTTGAGAATGCATATTTTATCTTATCTTCGCCAGATGATAGATTTATCAAGAGTTTTGCTGAAGGGCTACTTATAGCGCCGGGGTTTTACCTGGATGGACCTGCCGGGAAGGTTGATCTGGTAATTGAGCGCATTGAAATCCTGGAAGAAATAAGTTTTGGGGATGAATGCCGGTTCAGGGCAATTTCTCCAGTTTATGTAAAGACGATACGAAAAGAAAATGAGGACCTAAGAGAAGTTGATCTTTACCCGAAAGATCCGAAGTTCTACGAGAATCTTCATAAGAATCTGGTCCAGCGTTTCAATGAATTCTATGGTGAAGCTCCGCTGGATCATTTTGACATAATAGAGATAAACGATATGAAACCCAAACGGATCAGGATATCTGAAGGTTACAGGCGCTGCAGCCTGTTCCGGATGCGGCTCCAGGCAAGCCCGGAACTTTTGAAGTTCGCGTTTGATGCTGGACTCGGGGAGAAGAATGCGATGGGGTTCGGGTGTGTGGATGTTGTAAGGCAGCCAACATGA